The nucleotide window GCGGCAGTGCGGGGCGTCCTTAACATGCGAAATCCGGTGCGCGTGTCCGCCAACTTTTTTGTCGCAGGCGTCACGCCTCGGGCCCGACAGCGTCCCGGAGCCAAGCGCGGGCGTACGCCCACAGCCGGTCCGCGGTCCGCGGCGAGACGCCCATCGCCGCCGCGCACTCGGCCAGAGACAGCCCCGCGAAGTACCGGAGGTGAACGAGCTTTGCGGCCTCGGGGTCGATCCCGGCGAAGCGGTCCAGCGCCTCATTGAGCGCAAGGAGGTCTTCCTTCAGCTCGGGCACCGTGACCGCGTCCGGGTCGAGGTCACGGCGGGTGTGGTCGCCGCCCCGCTTGAGGCTCTCCTTGCGCCGGGCCGCCTCGACGAGGATGCGGCGCATGGCCTCGCCGGCAGCGGCGAAGAAGTGGCCGCGCCCCTCCCACCCGAGGCCCTCTCCGCCGACGAGGCGCAAGAACGCTTCATGGACTAGTGCCGTCGGCTGGAGCGTTTGTCCGGGCGCCTCGCGCGCGAGGCGGGCGGCGGCGAGTTGGCGCAGTTCCTCGTAGACGAGCGGCAGCAGTTCCGCAGTGGCCTGCCGGTCGCCGGCAGCCGCGGCGCTGAGCAACTGTGTAACTTCGGACATGCCGCACGGTTACCAGGATGCGATAATTGGTTTAATTTTCTCATCATGCGCCGAGCGCCTTGCTCGGTCAAGGTCGCGCCGAGACCTGCGCCCCCCTGGATCTGACTGGGGCAGTGGGGACGACGGCCGCATGCCAGACCGAGCCCCTCGACCTGGGTGTATGACAGGGTTTGCGTCTGGTGGGTATTGGACTATCTTGGTCCGTGGCAAATCCCCTTCCGCAGTTTGGCCCAAGTGCAAGGCAGGGCTACCGATGGCGAAAAACAAACTGACGCCAGAGCAGCTCGGGGCCATCACAGATCTCGCCAAGCAGTGGGGTAAAATCGTCGCCAGGAGCGCCTACGGCGACAGTGGGCCGGGGCTCGATGTGGACTTCGACCAGATGGAGCCGATCGCCGCCGCGGCCACCGCCGGGCTGGCCGCCGGCACACTCGAACACCTCGCCGAGCGACAAGCCCAGCGACTCCCCGACGAGTCGCCCTGTCCCGCCTGCCAGAAGCCCGGCCGTTTGAGCACACGGCCCCGCCAGGTCGTCGCACGCGGGGCCACCATCACCCTGCAAGAACCCGTCGCCCACTGCCCCGCCTGTCGCCGGGACTTTTTCCCCCCACCGACCCCACCTCAAACTTGACGCCCACGGGTACAGCCCTTCCGTACTCGCCAAGGTCGTCCACGCCGGGGCGGTGCTCCCGTCGTTCGAGTTGGCCGCCCGAACCCTCCGGCTCCTGGCCGACGTGTCGATCAGCGGTCGGCACGTCGGGCGACTGACCGAGGCGGTCGGTGCCGAGTTGGTCGCCACACGCGACGAGCAGGCCGAAGCCCACCGCCGCCGCAAACTCGACGCCCGGGTTCCCAACACGCCGGACGTGGTGGCCGTCGAGGTCGACGGCGGCCGCTACCCGTGCCGCGCCGAGGGGCAAGGGTGCGGGGCGCGATCCCCGCAGTGGCGTGAGGACAAGGTCGCGTGCCTGGTCACACTCACCAGCACGGCGCACGACACCGACCCGCAACCGGAACCGCCCGCGTGCTTCCTCGACCGCAAGCACGTCGGGAACATGACGCAATGCTCCGTCGCGAGAGAGCCCGGCATCGCAGGCGGAGCGGCCGATCCTCCGGTCGTGTCGTCCCCGGAGAGGATCGACTGGCAACCCGAACGTGTGGTGCGGACGTGCGTGGCGACGACACGCGACAGCGAAGCGTTCGGCCGTCTGGTGGGTGCGGAGGCGAAGGCGAGGAACTTCGAGGCCGCGGGCCGTCGTGCGTTCGTGGGTGACGGTCCGGCGTACAACTGGGCGATCCAGAAGCGTTGGTTCGCGGAGTACGTGGCGGTGGTGGACGTCATCCACGTGTTGGGGTACGTGTGGCAAGCGGCGCGTGCGAGCGGCGGCAGCGACGCCGAGCAGTGGAACCGATACGTGCGCGGGATGCGTGGCTGCTGGCAGGGCCGTGTGTCCGAGGTACTCGCGGAAATGGACCGCGAGCAAGAACGGATCGGTGAGCCACCGGAGGACGCGGAGGACACGGACGTGCGTGTGGTACTCGAGCGGGCGTGTGGGTACTTGAAGAACAACGTGGCTCGGATGAAGTACCCGGGGTATCGGAAGGCGGGGCTGCCGGTAACCAGTTCGTGGGTGGAGTCGTTGATCAAGGAGGTCAACTACCGGGTGAAGGGAACCGAGAAGTTCTGGAATGAGGACGGTGCCGAGAGCGTGCTGGCGGTGAGAGCGGCCGTCCTGAGTGACGACGAACGACTCCAGTAGTTTCAAGTTGGGCGATTTATGAGTAGCGGGCCGCATGGGTTTACCGGTCAATGGTGGTTACCACGCCTCCACTGTCGGAGCCCCCATGCGACCCAAACGTCAGTCTATCCGAGCCACCCCGGCCCACGCCACCCGGCACCTCCGTCCGGTCCTGACCGACTGGCTCGGCCGTGCGGTCCAACTGCCCAAGCGTCGCCGCACCTGTACACCCGAGGTGGTGTGGCGGGTGGTGCTGTTCGCCGCGGCGTTCGCCCGCTCGGTGGCCGCGGCCTGTGCCGCGATCGCCGACGCCCCGTCCGGGCAGGCCATCTGGGATTGCTTGTACCTCACGCTGCCCAAGCGGCGCCGCACCCTCGAGCGGCGGTTGCGGCCGGCCCTCCACGCCCCGCTCGGCAAGCGGAAGCGGGCGGCTCGGGTCGCGATCGACTACCACCGGATCGGGTACTTCGGGACGCCGAACCGGGACACCACCCGGTCCAAGGGGGCCGGCGGCACCCACACGTTCCACACGTACGCCACCGCGTGCCTCGTCGGGGGACCGGACCGGTACACGCTCGGGTTGACGGCCGTGGGCGAGAAGGAGCCGATGACCGCGGTGCTCACCCGGCTGTTGGATCAGGTGACGGCGGCACGGGTTACGGTCCGGGTCGCGCTGCTGGACAAGGCGTTCTTCTCGATCGCGGTGATGCGGTTGCTCCAGGCGCGGGGTGTGCCGTTCGTGATCCCGGCCGTGGTCCGGGGCCGCAAGCCCCGGCCCGGGGTGAAGGGGGTCGGGTTGCGGGCCGTGCGGCGGCGGGGCGCGGGTCGATATGCGTACACCCACGCGGATCGGGGCACCTCGGTGCGGGTGCACGTGGTGATCGCTCACAAGAGCTACCGGTACCGGCGGACCGGGGGCCGGCGGAGCAAGAAGTTACTGTACGCGGCGTGGCGGGTGAGCGGGAGCCCGGTGGCGATTCGGGACCTGTACCGGACCCGATTCGGGATCGAGAGCAGCTACCGCCAGTTGGGGCAGGTTCGGCCCCGGACCTCGACCACCGATGGGGTCGTGCGACTCCTGTGGGTGGCCGTCGGGCTGATCCTGCGTAACGCCTGGTTGTGGTCCCGCTCAGCCCGCGGCCTCGGGTGGACACTGGCGGCGGTATGCCTGATACTGTTGGCCGATGGGCTGGCACCTACAGATGGCGAAAATAAGTCCATTACTACTGCACGATCGGCCAACAAAACCAAGCCGCCAACTTGAAACTACTGGACTCGCCAAGCACCTCGCCGCTCGACCCGGTTCGCCCTTCTACCGGCGAACCGCTGCCTCATTACAAACCCGGTCCTGCACCCCCTGGTTCATGGCCTCCTTGATGGACGCGGTGCCCGCGTACACGTCCGGGTCGAGCAGTTGGAGGAACAGGCTGAAGTTGGCCGGGTCGCCTTTGTGCGGGGTGGCGGTGAGCAGGAGCAGGTGATCGGTGGAGTCGCGGAGCAGCTCGCCGAGCGCGTACCGGGCGGTCTTCTTGGCCGGCGGGGACCATGACATGCGGTGCGCCTCGTCCACGATCACGAGGTCCCACCGGGTCTGCTTCAGGCCCGGAAGGATGTCGTCCCGCTTGGCGAGGTCGAGTGATGTGATGACCCGGGGCTCGTCGGCCCACCGGTTCACCCCGAACTGGTCCCGGATGTCGGACCCCTTCATGACCACGAACTTCTCGTCGAACTTCTCGCGCAGCTCGCGCTGCCACTGGAACGCGAGGTTCGCCGGGCACACGACCAGGACGCGCTCGGCCAGCCCGCGGAGCTTGAGCTCGCGGATCAGCAGCCCGGACATGACCGTTTTGCCCGCCCCGGCGTCGTCGGCGAGCAGGAAACGCACGCGGGCGAGCTTGAGGAGGTAATCGTAGACGGCTTCGAGCTGGTGCGGGAGCGGATCGACGCGGGAAATGGAGAGCGCGAAGTACGGGTCGAACTCGTAGGCGATGCCGAGCGCGTCGGCCTGGATGCCGAGCCGGATTAGCGCCCCGTCGCCCGCGAAGTCCGACGTGGCCTTCACGACCTGGAGTTGCGCGAGTTGCGCCGGGTCGAGGTTGACCTTGCGGAACCGCTCGGTGGTCAGCCCGACCACGCCGAGGGTGAACCCGCCGCCTGAGGCGGGCGCGACGGTCTCGACGCGCACCGGCTCGTGGAACAGCGGGCCGGTGAGGATCAGTCCGGGTTGCACGTCGGTCCTGGCCGGCTCGGTCCGCTCGGGGGCGCTCCGGCCGTGAAGCGGTCACGAAGGGCGCGTGATCGTTATAGGCAGACGGTACCGCGCCGGTGATCAGGCCGGTAGCTCCGAAGAGCAAAAGCGCGTCGGTCACCTCAGTAAACGCTCCCGGCGCTTCTTCTGCACGTTCAGCGCTTTCAGCACGAGCCCCATCTGCGAAACCGACATGCCTCGCACGTCAGTGAGCCCTTCGAGGCCGGTGCGAGCCAGTTTGTACACCCGGCTGTCGCTGGCTTGTCGGCTGGTGTAGGTCAGGTTGAGGCAGGTTCGGCACCCGAAAAACTTCCCGCACCGGAACACCTTCCGCACGCGGCGCCGCACCGGGCGCCGTCCGTGGTGAGCGGGCAGACCAACCACCAGCGGAACCCACCCAGGTGGCACCCGGTCGTCACCAACTGAACCGAGTACTCGAGCGACTCGACCGGCGACCCGAACCGGTACCGCAGACGCAGCGTTCCGGCCGTTCGCCCGACCGCGAGCGTGTAACCGATGGCGGAGTACGGTTCCTTTTCTCCGCGGCGCCACTCCAGGCGCCCGGTGCGCTCGGTCCCCGGAACCAACAACTCCCAGCGCTTGAGGTCGGCCGCGTCGATCGCGTCGCACGACTCGACCACGCGCTTTTTCGAGCCGCGCCTCTTGTTGAACGTACCGCCCATACGCTCCTCCGCACAGAAGCTGGATTCTCCGAAATCAATTGCACCGGGCCAGCACATTAGCTCGCCGCATCACGCACCAAGTGCATTCGAGACAACAAGTTCCGGTCAGGGGCGGGTTCTTAACCGATGTTGGCACGCCGCCACGGACCACGCGATGAGCTATCCATCCGTCGAGGTAGCAGCGCGTGTTCACCCGGTCGCAGCCGGCCCGTTCACCACGGTCTGGTTTGCGGCGAGGTTCAGTTGGGCTTGGCGAGCTGGCGGTCATCCTTGGTGACCGCGTCTTCGTCCTTATTCAGCACCCGCGCGGCGGTGAGCGCGTGCAGGTCGCGGCCGTCCGCGTACGCCGCCATCATAACCTTCTCGCGCGCCACCTTGGCGGCGATCCGCAGCTCGGTCTGTGAGTAATCGGCCTTCACCAGGGGGTGCTCGGGCCGGGCCGTGAAGCACCGCCGGTGCGCGGACCCGCGGGGCACCTGCTGCAGGTTCGGATCGGAACAGCTCATGCGCCCGGACTCGGCCCCGAGCTGGTTCCAGGATGGTAGCACGGCACCATCCTGGACGTGCTTCTCGACCCACACACGGCCGTAGGTACTGAGCCGTTTGGCGGCCGCACGGTACTCGCGTACCAGAGCGCCGAGCGGGTGGGCGATGCCCGCCAGGGTGTCGTCGTCGTCGGTGGCCGCTAGCGCGAACCCGAGCTGCGCGAACGCGGCCTTGACCTGTGACGGGCTGTCCCAGTTCCGGGTCTCCCTGCCGGGCAGGGCGCGCGGGTTCGGGGCCGCCGCGTCCATGGCGTCCGCGAGCCGCGCGTGGTCTGCACCTGCGCTCTCGGCGAGCGCGACCCAAGCGCGGGTATCGACGGCCACAGGCGCGGCCCAGGCCCCCCCGGCAGCGCCCGCATTTCGAGATCGGCGTTCCGGTCAGACCGACCGCCTCTAACTTTTCCCGGAGCGCGCTTGCGAGCGGTAGCAGCACCTCGGTGTCGGCCGCGGCGTACCCGAGTTGTGCGGGGGAGAGCGGCCCGGACCAGTCGGGGTCTGCTCACTCTTGTCGAGCGACCGCCCCAGTTCGCGCGCGGCCGCGTCACCAAGCCCGTGGCGGAAGCGGCCGTTGCTCTCCGCGCGGTCACCGGCGTGCCGCACGCGGGACGCCAGGATGGTGTCGAACACCTTTCCCGGCACGAACTCGAACGGGGCCAGAAACCGCAAGTCGAACTGCAGGTTGTGTCCGACCTGCTCCTTGTCCGCCAGCGCCGCGAACAGCGGCCGCAGATCCGCGACCGGGTCGGCGAACGCGAACACGTCGATCAGCGCCACGTCCTGGCCAGCCGCCACCTGAATCAACCGCACCCGGTCCCGGGCCGGGTCCAGTCCGGTGGTCTCGGTGTCCACCGCGACCGGCCCGGCCCAACCCTGGAGCGCGTCCGCGATTTCCCGGACCCCGGCCGCGTCGGCCGTCGGGAACGGAGCCGGACGTTCCGACACAACCGGCGCCGGTTCAACATTCTCCGGTCGCGGGGTCGGGTCGTCCGCAGCGCGGGCCGCCACGCTTCCGACGTCCGACACTTCCGACGCAACCGCCGGCGCGACGTGCAGGGGCGCGCTCGCGCTGCTGAAAAAAGTGAGCTTCTAGTACTACTCCGTTACCTCGCCACAACTGCTTATTTTACAACGTGTTATGCACACGCCTCCGGAATGCACCTTGACGGAACATCTTGTAGGATCTGGACTTGAGTCAAATGGAATGCTCACTACCAAGGCGGAATGTTTGCTGCTCTCGTGAACGGACTAGCCAGAATCGCTGGGATTTGAACCCATTGCGGGGCACGGACCTGTAGGTGTAGCTCGCCATAAATCGCGACAATTTAATTAGTTGTGGCGAAGTAACGGAGTAGTACTAGGGCGTGTGGACAGTTACCGTAGTAAGATCATAATGGATGCAATGTGAACGAATGCGAGGGAGTTGCGCGCGGTTTTGTCGTACCGTGTCGCAACCCGTCGGTATTGTTTGGCCTTAGCCCCAATACCGTTCGTCGAAGGGGGCGGCGAGGCCCGTTTTCGTGACGTAACTCGTTACACGATCGCCATCGCCCCCCCTGGAGCGAGGCTTCGACGAACGGTATTGGCCTTAGCCCAGAACCGCTCGACCAGATTGCGGTCCTTGTACCGGTCGGTATCGATGTGCCGCTGCTCGGCCCGGTTCTTGCGGCTCGGAATCACCGCCTCGCCACCCCGGGCCTCAATGCCATCCACGAGTTCCTGTTTGTCATATCCCTTGTCGCCGATGGTCACCGCCGGTGGAGCCCCGGCCAGCAACTCCTCAGCGTGCGTGATGTCCGCGTCTTGGCCCGGGCTCAGCAGCAACCGGGTGGGCAACCCGAGCCCGTTCACTCGGACGTGGATCTTAGTTCCGAACCCGCCCCGGCTTCGGCCCAACGCCTGCTCCTCTTGGCCTCCGGTTCCGTCGGACTGTTTTTCGCACCAGCGGCGCACGGGTGCGCCCGGATCACCGTCGAATCGAGGATCAACCACTCCAGGTCCGGATCCTGGAGCGCATCGAACAGCTTCTGCCAGAGCCCCGCTCGGGACCAACGGTCGAACCGCTTCCACACCCCGTTCCAGTCCCCGAACCGGTCCGGCAGGTCACGCCACGGGATCCCGGTCTTGCCCACGAACAGAACCGCATCGATGAACCGCCGCTTGGTTCCCGCCGGACCATACTTGGGCAGCAGCGGCTCAATGCGAGCCCAGTCGGCGTCCGAAATGGTGTGGCGGGACCGCATCAATAGCTCTCCAAATCGAGGGGAGCTAAAATAGTCATATTCGCGTTTCTGTCCACACGCCCTAGGTTATCGAGTCGCGCAGTCACCTGGGCCGCGCCGACGCGCAGCTTCGACCGGTTGCATGGGGATGTGTTTTCGGCGGGTATGATATCGGTCGTGACTACGACGTGTCATCCGCGTGGCCCGGTCCCGACGGGGGCTCAATCAACTCGTCCAGGCGTGGCCGCCGGAACCCGACGGCCAGGGCCTGGTACACGTCCCGCATGAACGACACCTCGAACGACGCGAACAGGTGCCGCACCCCGTCCCACACCGCGACCAGCGCGCCCTTCTTCACGACCGCCGCCTGGAACAGGGAGGGCACATCTGCTGCACCTGGTCGATCAGGAACGCCACGAGCATCAGGTGCGCCAGCACCACCGACAGGTGGTTGTCCCCGTGACCGAAGTTGTGCTCGAAGTGGTACCCCTGGTTCTTGAGCGTGTTGAACGTCTCGTTCTCGATCCGCCACCGGGCCCGCCCGGCCCCGGCCAGTTGCCCCACGTTCCCCGCGTGCACCGCCCGGTCCGTCACCCAGGTCCACTCCCCGTGTGTCCCATCCGGGCGCGCGTCCATCAGGTGCAGGAACGTGACCTTCACGGCCGCGTTCGACGCGTTCAGGGGCACGTCGGTGATCCACAGGTAGCTGCGACGGGCCCCGGTTTTCGTGTCTACGTCCTCGGCCATCTCGAACGCGTTCTGGTCCTGACGTTGGCACACGTGCCCGAACAGGTGCGCGTGGTCCGTGGGCTTGACGCCCAGGAGGAAATGGCACTTCGCCTGGTAGAGGTCCCGGGCGCACGGGGCGTTGCTGCTCAACGCGTCCTCGACCACCAGCACCGGCAGGTCCGGGTGGTCCTCGCGGAACCGGCTCAACCACCGCCGGGCCGCGTTCCGCTCGCAGTCGTTCTTGGTCCCCCCGTCAGCCCGCTGGATCGGCTCGGGGGCCAGGGCCAGGACCTCGGAGGAGTCCGGGTGAACGACCGCGGCCCCGAGCATCTGGTGGTAGTAGGACACGGCCCCGTTGGCGTGCCGGCGGGTCATGCAGTGCGGGCAATGGGGTGTGATCTGGCTGGTGCGCGCTTTCGAGCCGTTTTCGAGTGCGCGTCGGCGTTGCGATGCCGGGAGTTCGATTGAGGTTGTTCGTTGAGTGCCGGATTGGGGTGGGCAACGCCGCGTCCGGCGGGCGGAATGGAGGTACCTCTACAACCACACGCCCCGCACGGACGCGACGATGACTTACAGTACCCACTTGGCCACGCTCCTGTCCACCGGGGCTGTTGCGCCCGACGCCCCCGCGACCTTGCTCCCCCAGGAGATCCGCCCGCAACTCGAGAACCGGCTCGCGGAGCACTTCCGCGCCCTCGTGCGAGAGGTCGTCACCTTCTGCGCGCAACCGATCAGCCCGACGACCGTGTTCGAACTCGAGCACCGCATCGAAGCTCGACTCAAGGAACTGGGCCGGGAAGCGATGGCGTGCGTGTGCAACGGGCTCGAAGGGGGCGACCCGGACGCGTTGCCTTCCCACCTCCCGTCCGGAGGTGACGAGCTCCGCCTCCATAAGGCGAAGACGCGTCGGCACGTGGACACGCTGTTCGGCCCGATCGACCTGTGGCGGCACCTGTATCGCCCGGTCCATCGGGACTCGGC belongs to Gemmata obscuriglobus and includes:
- a CDS encoding ECF-type sigma factor, with protein sequence MSEVTQLLSAAAAGDRQATAELLPLVYEELRQLAAARLAREAPGQTLQPTALVHEAFLRLVGGEGLGWEGRGHFFAAAGEAMRRILVEAARRKESLKRGGDHTRRDLDPDAVTVPELKEDLLALNEALDRFAGIDPEAAKLVHLRYFAGLSLAECAAAMGVSPRTADRLWAYARAWLRDAVGPEA
- a CDS encoding transposase; translation: MRPKRQSIRATPAHATRHLRPVLTDWLGRAVQLPKRRRTCTPEVVWRVVLFAAAFARSVAAACAAIADAPSGQAIWDCLYLTLPKRRRTLERRLRPALHAPLGKRKRAARVAIDYHRIGYFGTPNRDTTRSKGAGGTHTFHTYATACLVGGPDRYTLGLTAVGEKEPMTAVLTRLLDQVTAARVTVRVALLDKAFFSIAVMRLLQARGVPFVIPAVVRGRKPRPGVKGVGLRAVRRRGAGRYAYTHADRGTSVRVHVVIAHKSYRYRRTGGRRSKKLLYAAWRVSGSPVAIRDLYRTRFGIESSYRQLGQVRPRTSTTDGVVRLLWVAVGLILRNAWLWSRSARGLGWTLAAVCLILLADGLAPTDGENKSITTARSANKTKPPT
- a CDS encoding DEAD/DEAH box helicase encodes the protein MQPGLILTGPLFHEPVRVETVAPASGGGFTLGVVGLTTERFRKVNLDPAQLAQLQVVKATSDFAGDGALIRLGIQADALGIAYEFDPYFALSISRVDPLPHQLEAVYDYLLKLARVRFLLADDAGAGKTVMSGLLIRELKLRGLAERVLVVCPANLAFQWQRELREKFDEKFVVMKGSDIRDQFGVNRWADEPRVITSLDLAKRDDILPGLKQTRWDLVIVDEAHRMSWSPPAKKTARYALGELLRDSTDHLLLLTATPHKGDPANFSLFLQLLDPDVYAGTASIKEAMNQGVQDRVCNEAAVRR
- a CDS encoding DNA polymerase → MAVDTRAWVALAESAGADHARLADAMDAAAPNPRALPGRETRNWDSPSQVKAAFAQLGFALAATDDDDTLAGIAHPLGALVREYRAAAKRLSTYGRVWVEKHVQDGAVLPSWNQLGAESGRMSCSDPNLQQVPRGSAHRRCFTARPEHPLVKADYSQTELRIAAKVAREKVMMAAYADGRDLHALTAARVLNKDEDAVTKDDRQLAKPN
- a CDS encoding DNA polymerase I (PolI), producing the protein MAARAADDPTPRPENVEPAPVVSERPAPFPTADAAGVREIADALQGWAGPVAVDTETTGLDPARDRVRLIQVAAGQDVALIDVFAFADPVADLRPLFAALADKEQVGHNLQFDLRFLAPFEFVPGKVFDTILASRVRHAGDRAESNGRFRHGLGDAAARELGRSLDKSEQTPTGPGRSPPHNSGTPRPTPRCCYRSQARSGKS
- a CDS encoding transposase codes for the protein MPTRLLLSPGQDADITHAEELLAGAPPAVTIGDKGYDKQELVDGIEARGGEAVIPSRKNRAEQRHIDTDRYKDRNLVERFWAKANTVRRSLAPGGAMAIV
- a CDS encoding IS5 family transposase, producing MRSRHTISDADWARIEPLLPKYGPAGTKRRFIDAVLFVGKTGIPWRDLPDRFGDWNGVWKRFDRWSRAGLWQKLFDALQDPDLEWLILDSTVIRAHPCAAGAKNSPTEPEAKRSRRWAEAGAGSELRSTSE